The Candoia aspera isolate rCanAsp1 chromosome 13, rCanAsp1.hap2, whole genome shotgun sequence genome includes the window AAAATGGGTAGCATCCAACCCAGGTCTTGTCAGCAGCTCTGGATTTACTTTCTGCATTCAAGCTAGACTGGCATCTGCTGGAGGAATGAGGCTTGGGCCTTGCAGCTTGGTTTGTTGGAGACACTGAatgaggagagctgtgttagtctagggtggcaaaaaaaaaaatcagtctggaAGCACTGTTTCCAACTCAcatattttattcaaaggcagagtTGAAactctttttcagtttgtttggattaggctgaccatacgtcccattttgaacgggacagtcccatttttttaacacttCCAGACCGTCCcgacattttaatataaatgtccattttgtcccattttcttaaaaacctttcttaaaaatttgaaagttcccgtgaacctgtcagaatgcagtctgactttgagtggaaggagggggagctcagcagaaacaggggcgggggggagctgcagagctcaacctgctgggaaacctaaaaagaaaaaagcaggatcaGCTGATGCAGTGATCAAAGGGTAAGCTGATTGGCTtctgccttgaaagggcgggaagaaaagaacataaaagcacggccagaggaggaacggcttgtcggggacaactgttcgctaggctctccagcccagccttgcctctcgcaaacgaaggaatccgaagattcccagcccaagaaaaccggacaagttcctgcctgccgatccagcccgacACCctgccctgccccgttttgccatcccaatgtcctgtttttgtctcaaggaaatatggtcagcctagtttgGATGCTTCACACTTGCCCAGTGGCTCAACAGAACAATCTGGCCTGTCTCAATTATACAGCACAGTGCCATACTTTACTTAACTGCATATGCCAGAATTGATGGGGTTGGCACAACAGACAATGCCTAAACCCAATCAGTCACATTCTTGGGTTAACATGTGATATAGGAATCCTGCCTGCTGGTGATCTTCAAGAAGTCTTTGCCCAGGTattctctcttcttccccagaATTGGTTGATTTGTTTATGCAGTGgtggagaatatctgtagctcagggctgaattgTTGGCTTCTTGGCATTCTAGCAACGTTTCATTGGCAGGCTAGGTAACAGTGTatgcaagaagaaaagcaagttcACACAACAAGGGCTTATTTAATTTTTTGCGGAAGGAGTTACTAACAAGTCTCTTCCAAACTGTGGCCATGAAGGATGCTGGCAGGAGTTGATTCCCAACCCAAAGGaggtctttcttcttctcttactCCTTGCTGTAATTCCACATCCTTGCGGGATCCATTTTCTCCCAATGGATCTccaaaaggggtgggtggggaaggaagAAGCAGGAACAGTGATCTGGCCCTCATTGATAAACAATAAAAGGTTTCTGATTTCCCCCTTTCGATACCTCTGCAATATTTACATTTAGCCCCCCTCAGAAGCCAATCCGGaagtgattatatttgccatgctgagTGATGTGTTttatgtatgggaaccattcttgcttaaatttagctAAACTAAGTCAGAAACCTGACAGTTCTTTttgattattacttttattttattttatttttttccttttccttttttctctttttctacttttttggtattttaattcttgttaaatttgttccattcatctattttctctctctcattaatatgtgtgtatatataaaataacaacaCAGTGGAGATTTCAATATTGAGAAATTGGCTTCAGACCAAAATCCATGTTAtataacaaatactttgatgcaagtggcagttgtttttgtttttttgttttagtaTCATACTCAACTTTGaattaaaaagccaaataattttaatgcTTGGAATACtgatatcctaaattgtaattaatattgatagaatatcttTTTAaacctcttttttattttcaatactcTTATCTAAAAATAGAACGTCAATAATCCTTTATTATATAAACATCACTGaactgaaataatacaatgtatcaaggCTTTTAGCAACATaatagaaatggggaaaaaaagaaaattgtaaaaaaacaaacaatacttCGTTTAGGGCTTCGCCTATTGAATGACTCCAGCCCCGTGGTGGCTTGTAAATCAGGGTCTCCGGCATAACTGAATGTGTGGAAAACCTGGTTTAGTCAAGAAGCCATGACTGAACAAGCCAAAGACTGGCCGTGCAGTGACCTCCCTTGGAACCGCTTGCGGAGaatgggaattttttttcatttcacacCTTTCCTGAGATTCCCAGCTGGGTTTGGCTTTGCCGCACGAGTTATAGGTGAGCTGGTCTCCACGAAGGGGGAAAGGCACTCTGCACGCGCGCAGAGACCTCGGGCGCTCTGCTCCAGCAAGGCGCTCGGCGTGCGCGCAGGGACAGGTGGCCCTCCTGGGCGGGTTCGCCGCTGGGGCTCCGGTCCCCGAAGCGCAAAGCCTTTCTGCACGCGGGCAGAGGCTCCCCTCGGAGCACctactgccgccgccgccgcggctcGGCCCCAGGCCAGCTGGTCCCTGCCCGCCCCTCCCCGCCCCTCCCCGCCCCTCCGCACCGCACCGCACCGCAGCTCAGCTCCTCCCCCGCCGCTCGGCTGATCCGGCTCCGAGCGCAAGAGCCGAAGCAGGGAGTTCGccgcggcgggcgggcgggcagctGGCAAGGAAGACCCGGGGACCTCTGTCGCCGCCGCGCGCGGGCTGTGCCCTCCCTGCCCGGCACCATGCGCCCGGCGGAGCGAGCCTGCCTCCTGCTTGCGCTCCTGCCCGCCGCCTTGCTAGCCCtggcgccgccgcccgccgccaTCCCTACCGCCGCCAGGaacgccagcagcagcagcggcggcggcggctcccgcGACCGGGGACTCGCCGCctctccgccgccgccgctgccgcccaCCGGGAATCACAGCCGTGGCGGTGCCCATCGCAGCCCGGTCCTGGCGCTGCTGCACGACTTGCCGGCGCTCAAGGCCGCCGTCATCGGAGCCTGCGCGGCCAGCGCCTGCCTGGTGACCTGCCTGCTGTTCCGCGTCTGCAGGTGCGGCGGGGGGACGGGGCGCGCGGGTTTCCCGGTGCCCTGCCCGCGTCCCTTCGCTCCTCTGCCCCTAAAGCAGGCGAGCGCTCTTCCCCTGCGCCAGCCCACCCTGCCCCGGTGGCAGCTTTTCCCGGAAGGGGGACGGAAAAGGGAAGGTATATTTCTGTGCTGTGCTTGGAGTGCTAAAAgtgctgcccccccaccccctttagcTTCATAATCCTCACCACAATCTGACAAGGTAGGCCAGGATATTCCCTCTGCCTTCCGCGTGGAGAAATAATAGGTAAACACCTTCTGTGTTTAAAAGCCACAGTGGTGGAGTATTCTCAGTCTGCCCCTTTGCCTTTGGGCCTATCTTGGCTGTAATAATTATACTGAGGATTATTATCTCAACCTACTCCAAATATACTATGGTATCTCAATAAGGCTGCATGTTCCTGTAAGGTAGGCCAGTATATCTTCTTGACATTagagcaggctggggaattctggctggggaattctgggagttgaagtccacacagcttgaagtcgccaaggttgagaaacactgcattagaggctTGAGGATCGAAAGCAGCAGTTGCTTAAAAATCCTTGCCCATGCTTTCCATATCCTGATATTTTACATTGCTGTATTCTCATGGCGTTGGCCTTGCTCCAAAAGTCAgaaattcttaatgtttctttttaTACGTGCGTCCCGTCCGTAAGCAAAAATCCAAATGCAAAGGGCTTGTTATTTATTATCCCTCTCCTGCTTATGAAGAGGCTTGAGAACAGTTGCCAAAGGCCACTGGGTTAATGGGGATGGAGGTGGGATCCGAACCAAGCCTTTCTGATTTAAAACTGAGCTGTTTTGCCATGCCCAGGCTCAAACACTGCCAAGTGTTAGCTCCCCCCAAGCCACAGCACTGATGAAAATGTAAATTTTTGAGAAGGGGGCTGTGGGAATCCCCCTTGTTTCCTCTCTGAACAGGACACCTGTCTGTGTTAGAGAGGAAGAGTGCTTTGCTGCTTGATGTTAACAGAAAGTAAGCAACATGAGCAATTGGACAACAGAGGGTAAAATGCTGGTGATGCGCTTCTCGGGAGGGCTTCCCCTACAAATGGCAACAAGGAACAACTGTTTAAGTGCTGAGTTCAGGACTGCTGTGACAGCAGGCACCAGGGCACCAGTCCTTGCTTTTACTCCTCTCTCTGTTTAACCACATGAAAGCCTCATCCTTGTAGCTGGAGCCAGTGAgatacagtggttaaggcaccaggctggaaaccaggagactgtgagttctagtcccaccttgggcacagagccagctggatgaccctgggccagtcactctcagtcttaggaaggagaaggcaagggcaagccacttccgaaatcttgccaaaagaGCTGCAAGGACTGGTCCAGGCGGtcccaggagtcaacaccgacttgaaggCATACCCTTCCCCCCCTCAAACCTATAAGCAAGGCATTATTCCAGGACTGAGTTCTTCTCCAATttggcattctccagatgtgttggaacagTAGTTGTCAACATGCCCCTGCCACCgtagcttggaat containing:
- the FAM174B gene encoding membrane protein FAM174B, with translation MRPAERACLLLALLPAALLALAPPPAAIPTAARNASSSSGGGGSRDRGLAASPPPPLPPTGNHSRGGAHRSPVLALLHDLPALKAAVIGACAASACLVTCLLFRVCRSSRRIKKPRKYDIITTPAERVEMAPLNEEEDEEEDATVFDIKYR